A region of Nocardioides sp. JS614 DNA encodes the following proteins:
- a CDS encoding NAD(P)/FAD-dependent oxidoreductase: MADALADEPHRVNAEPLTSKARADVCIVGGGFTGLWTAIELKTREPSIDVILLEAGLCGCGASGTNAGMLMNLWPKLPSLLRAGGKDEGADVARASVEAIDHIRRFCVEHDIDAQVESNGWLWASNNSSQDGAWGETLGAAAAHRDCPFVEVDAAEATRLAGAPARGGILDPTCVGLHPARLARGLMRVAQSLGVVVHEHSPMTGLLREHAATSVTTDSGSVRAGSVVLAINAWCNQFPQLRSYLVTTASDNIVVRPRHEWKNPPLTNVSDSGRLLDYWRPMRGGEVLFGKAGLGIGWGVRGTNTLFTAAPRPDQILAHMARTVPDLAGAELLSSWRAPVEYSLSSLPFFGEVTGFPGVYFGTGYSGDGVGPSVIGAQILAGLATRSADGMTTSFLTRAPSGHGLPPEPIRYLGGQLVKTAMLRRDRKQDDEARVDLPTRLISRIDPTSFLG; the protein is encoded by the coding sequence ATGGCTGACGCGCTGGCCGACGAGCCACACCGGGTCAATGCCGAGCCCCTAACCTCGAAGGCCCGGGCCGACGTGTGCATCGTCGGTGGCGGATTCACCGGCTTATGGACCGCCATCGAACTGAAGACGCGAGAGCCCAGCATCGACGTGATCCTTCTCGAAGCGGGTCTCTGCGGCTGCGGAGCAAGCGGAACCAACGCCGGCATGCTGATGAACCTATGGCCGAAGCTGCCGTCCCTGCTGCGTGCGGGCGGCAAGGACGAAGGCGCTGACGTAGCTCGGGCCTCGGTAGAGGCGATTGATCACATTCGTCGCTTCTGCGTTGAGCACGACATCGACGCGCAGGTCGAGTCGAACGGCTGGCTGTGGGCCTCGAACAACAGCAGCCAAGACGGGGCGTGGGGTGAAACCCTCGGGGCTGCGGCCGCCCACCGCGACTGCCCCTTCGTCGAGGTCGACGCGGCGGAAGCGACTCGACTGGCCGGAGCGCCGGCACGCGGTGGGATCCTCGATCCGACCTGTGTTGGCCTCCATCCTGCCCGTCTCGCCCGTGGTCTCATGAGAGTCGCACAGAGCCTTGGTGTCGTCGTGCACGAACATAGCCCGATGACGGGGTTGTTACGCGAACACGCCGCCACCTCGGTAACGACTGATTCTGGATCGGTCCGAGCCGGTTCGGTCGTACTGGCAATCAACGCGTGGTGCAACCAGTTCCCGCAACTTCGCTCCTACCTCGTCACGACGGCATCGGACAATATCGTGGTTCGCCCGCGACACGAGTGGAAAAATCCTCCGCTCACGAACGTCTCGGACTCCGGACGCCTGTTGGACTACTGGCGCCCGATGCGCGGAGGAGAGGTCCTGTTCGGCAAAGCAGGCCTCGGCATCGGCTGGGGAGTTCGAGGTACGAACACGCTGTTCACCGCGGCCCCTCGCCCTGACCAGATCCTCGCGCACATGGCCAGAACTGTGCCTGACTTGGCGGGCGCCGAGCTGCTGTCCTCGTGGCGCGCGCCCGTCGAGTACTCGCTATCCTCTCTGCCCTTCTTCGGCGAGGTCACCGGCTTCCCGGGCGTGTACTTCGGCACGGGCTACTCAGGTGACGGCGTCGGACCGTCTGTCATCGGCGCTCAGATTCTGGCCGGCCTAGCCACCAGATCGGCGGACGGCATGACAACGTCGTTTCTGACAAGAGCACCCTCAGGACACGGCCTGCCGCCAGAGCCAATTCGGTACCTGGGCGGACAGCTCGTCAAGACGGCAATGCTTCGCCGAGACCGCAAGCAGGATGACGAGGCCCGAGTCGACCTCCCCACCCGTCTCATATCGCGAATCGACCCCACATCTTTCCTTGGATGA
- a CDS encoding FAD-dependent oxidoreductase, translating into MTFVITQSCCEDAACVTVCPVQCIRPRPGDPDFESTEQLYIDPSSCIDCGACATACPVDAIYPGDALPPSLSTFSAVNAEYFEARPLTPAEPPVISRNRLTLGQSTLMVAVIGSGPAALYAATELTEIPGVEVTIIERLPTPFGLIRSGVAPDHDNTKRIADRLGRVLVRPNVRCLFDVEVGRDISIAEVLQHHHAVIVATGAASARRPGVPGEALAGSVSAKEFVSWYNGHPDSALPDFSIKGPRAVVIGNGNVALDVARLLAQRATAYASTSVSDSALRSLTAGSIEEVAVVGRRSQAFAAYSTAELTALTHLPDVDLVAEASEIAVTDDDWAAASQSGRGWALARRYDIVAEAAARTCTRPRRIILRYGLTPVALLGQHEVTGIELTRHDGTKEVIETSLVIWAVGFTGQPIDGLPFDGDRGVLPNREGRVIDLRGGRPVPGVYCTGWAKRGASGVIGTNRVDAAETVASLMEDLKNGRLADPRGGPESFADLARLRRPRLLEVDGWRRIDDAEVDAGRDQGRTRVKFVTWSGLRDAGHND; encoded by the coding sequence ATGACCTTTGTTATTACCCAGTCTTGTTGTGAGGACGCCGCCTGTGTCACGGTTTGTCCTGTCCAGTGCATCCGCCCTCGACCTGGTGATCCGGACTTCGAGAGCACGGAACAGCTCTACATCGATCCGTCGAGCTGCATCGATTGCGGCGCTTGCGCCACCGCATGTCCAGTTGACGCCATCTACCCCGGAGACGCACTTCCTCCGAGCCTCTCCACGTTCAGCGCGGTCAACGCCGAGTACTTCGAGGCGCGTCCGTTGACGCCGGCTGAACCACCGGTGATCTCCCGCAATCGTCTTACCCTCGGCCAGTCGACGCTGATGGTCGCGGTGATCGGATCGGGACCCGCTGCCCTGTACGCGGCGACCGAGTTGACCGAGATCCCCGGCGTCGAAGTGACCATCATCGAGCGACTCCCGACTCCCTTCGGATTGATACGTTCAGGAGTCGCGCCCGACCACGACAACACCAAGCGCATCGCTGACAGGCTCGGGCGCGTCCTGGTCCGGCCCAACGTGCGTTGTCTCTTCGACGTGGAGGTTGGACGCGACATCTCGATCGCGGAAGTGCTGCAGCATCACCACGCTGTCATCGTGGCAACAGGCGCAGCGAGCGCACGACGCCCAGGTGTCCCCGGAGAAGCCCTCGCCGGTTCTGTCTCAGCCAAAGAGTTCGTCTCTTGGTACAACGGTCACCCTGACAGCGCACTACCGGACTTCAGCATCAAGGGGCCGAGGGCGGTCGTTATCGGCAACGGCAACGTGGCTCTGGACGTCGCGCGTCTGCTCGCGCAGCGAGCGACCGCGTACGCGTCCACTTCGGTGTCCGACTCCGCACTAAGGTCGCTAACCGCCGGCAGCATCGAGGAAGTGGCCGTCGTCGGACGCAGGTCCCAAGCCTTCGCCGCTTACAGCACAGCTGAGTTGACGGCGCTAACGCACCTGCCGGACGTGGATCTGGTCGCGGAGGCGAGTGAAATTGCTGTCACGGACGATGACTGGGCCGCTGCTTCCCAGTCAGGCCGCGGGTGGGCCCTGGCTCGCCGATACGACATTGTCGCCGAGGCTGCCGCTCGCACTTGCACACGGCCTCGACGGATCATCCTGCGTTACGGTCTGACGCCGGTGGCACTGTTGGGCCAGCACGAGGTCACAGGCATCGAACTGACCCGGCATGACGGGACCAAGGAGGTCATCGAGACCTCGTTGGTCATCTGGGCTGTGGGATTCACTGGACAGCCGATCGACGGACTGCCATTCGATGGGGACAGGGGAGTACTTCCGAATCGCGAGGGTCGGGTGATCGACCTCCGCGGCGGGCGCCCCGTGCCGGGGGTGTATTGCACCGGTTGGGCGAAACGCGGGGCCTCAGGGGTGATCGGGACGAATCGGGTCGATGCGGCCGAAACAGTTGCGTCATTGATGGAGGACTTGAAGAACGGACGCTTAGCAGATCCGCGCGGCGGCCCGGAATCGTTCGCAGACCTCGCTCGGTTGCGACGACCCCGCCTGCTTGAGGTCGACGGTTGGCGGCGCATCGATGACGCCGAGGTGGATGCAGGGCGCGACCAAGGCCGCACTCGGGTCAAGTTCGTGACGTGGTCGGGCCTCCGCGACGCAGGTCATAACGACTGA
- the wrbA gene encoding NAD(P)H:quinone oxidoreductase: protein MSPVKVAVIYYSATGTIHSMAERLATFARGTGAEVRLRRVQELAPPDAVSRNKVWADHAIATEHIDIASADDVVWADGVMFGTPTRFGNVASQLKQFLDTLGPQWSQGLLADKAYAGFTATQTAHGGQESTLLALYNSIYHFGGVLVPPGYTDPLKFVDGNPYGVSHVTGQSNSEPLGTPQVAALEHLANRVVRLSGKLRDVSASTAGVS from the coding sequence ATGTCGCCCGTCAAGGTCGCTGTCATCTACTACTCCGCCACGGGGACCATCCATTCGATGGCCGAGCGGCTGGCGACCTTTGCGCGAGGCACAGGCGCGGAGGTCCGGCTCCGCCGAGTCCAGGAACTGGCACCGCCGGACGCCGTCTCACGCAACAAAGTGTGGGCCGACCACGCAATTGCCACTGAACACATCGACATTGCCTCGGCCGACGACGTGGTGTGGGCAGACGGTGTCATGTTCGGGACGCCGACCCGGTTCGGAAACGTTGCCAGTCAGCTGAAGCAGTTCCTCGACACCTTGGGGCCCCAGTGGTCCCAGGGTCTGCTGGCGGACAAGGCCTACGCCGGTTTCACGGCCACGCAGACGGCGCACGGGGGTCAGGAATCGACTCTGCTCGCTCTGTACAACAGCATCTACCACTTCGGCGGTGTCCTCGTGCCGCCCGGCTACACCGATCCTCTCAAGTTCGTCGACGGGAATCCGTACGGCGTATCCCACGTGACTGGCCAGTCGAATAGCGAGCCGCTAGGAACGCCGCAGGTGGCTGCGCTCGAGCACCTGGCCAACCGTGTCGTTCGGCTGTCGGGGAAGTTGCGGGACGTCTCAGCGTCGACCGCCGGCGTCTCGTAA
- a CDS encoding PucR family transcriptional regulator produces MSLTVESLVTDPLIRTRIVAGRDGMQRTITWAHTCEVADPWNWLGNGDLLMTDGYSFPSDAAAQVNFIRQLADASIVGLALGEGFAAPPLTAEAIAAADSIDFPILMTARNVPFVTIARLVAEASSGRAHSRAAKVLRLYDVLRRTHQGAMVDDLLERLGGELHASLHVIELRTGSSLLPAPTGLPPEVREAALKRAQSEKGRLPAFNRLADDHVSALLVPVGTRGSAGLVVRAWPEGEVPDLLLTQHAAMIVELEVERRAAQASRIRARGADLTRRMLDGTITPEAAASQIRLHRLGDGPWRVTLWQEENDDHSTHPRAIGLAEGLEYVQWPHLHLPVGELHLIVVDDDRFLAGLELDFVDATVGASQPVASLTRLSDAFREAQWALESARAASVQSAIYGSHGSYFMPNTVAEGEAAVQRLLGPIIKYDEEHGANLLGSLQVYFEVNRSWQEGARRLGIHKQTLVYRLKKIEEMTGADLRDFGVQAELYLALRTRQLLSTTGRGALGG; encoded by the coding sequence GTGAGCCTGACGGTCGAATCGCTCGTCACGGACCCGCTCATCCGAACTCGGATCGTTGCGGGGCGAGATGGGATGCAACGAACCATCACATGGGCGCACACCTGTGAGGTGGCCGACCCCTGGAACTGGCTGGGAAACGGTGATCTCCTGATGACCGACGGCTACAGCTTCCCGTCGGACGCCGCCGCCCAGGTCAACTTCATCAGGCAGCTCGCGGACGCAAGCATTGTTGGCCTGGCTCTCGGCGAAGGGTTCGCTGCCCCCCCACTAACCGCCGAGGCCATCGCCGCAGCGGACTCGATCGACTTTCCCATCCTGATGACGGCGCGCAACGTCCCGTTCGTCACGATCGCCCGCTTGGTGGCGGAGGCCAGCAGCGGACGTGCACATTCGAGGGCAGCCAAGGTCCTGCGCCTCTATGACGTCCTGCGTCGAACCCATCAGGGAGCCATGGTGGACGACCTACTGGAGCGCCTCGGCGGCGAGCTTCACGCCAGCCTGCATGTGATCGAACTTCGGACGGGCAGCAGCCTCCTACCTGCTCCGACCGGGCTACCGCCAGAGGTGCGCGAAGCGGCCCTCAAGAGGGCACAGTCGGAGAAGGGACGCCTCCCGGCCTTCAACCGCCTGGCTGACGACCACGTTTCAGCGCTTCTCGTACCAGTAGGAACGCGGGGAAGTGCCGGCCTCGTGGTGCGCGCCTGGCCCGAAGGTGAGGTCCCCGACCTACTCCTCACGCAGCACGCAGCAATGATCGTGGAACTTGAGGTCGAGCGACGTGCAGCTCAGGCATCGCGAATCAGAGCGCGAGGAGCGGATCTCACTCGCCGGATGCTCGACGGCACGATCACACCCGAGGCAGCGGCGAGTCAGATCCGACTTCATCGGCTCGGCGACGGTCCTTGGCGGGTAACCCTGTGGCAGGAGGAAAACGATGATCACTCGACACACCCTCGAGCGATCGGGCTTGCGGAAGGGCTGGAGTACGTCCAGTGGCCCCATCTGCACTTGCCGGTGGGAGAACTCCACCTGATCGTTGTCGACGACGATCGGTTCCTAGCGGGGCTTGAGCTTGACTTCGTTGACGCCACGGTGGGGGCTAGTCAACCCGTCGCGTCGCTCACCCGCCTCTCGGATGCGTTCCGGGAGGCTCAATGGGCACTTGAGAGCGCTCGCGCAGCCTCTGTGCAGAGCGCGATTTATGGATCCCACGGTTCCTACTTCATGCCGAATACCGTGGCAGAAGGCGAAGCGGCGGTTCAGCGCCTCCTCGGCCCGATCATCAAATACGACGAGGAACACGGAGCCAATCTGCTCGGCTCGCTTCAGGTCTACTTCGAGGTCAATCGATCATGGCAGGAGGGGGCACGCCGACTTGGCATCCACAAGCAGACTCTGGTCTATCGACTCAAGAAGATCGAAGAGATGACCGGCGCCGACCTCCGAGACTTTGGCGTCCAGGCCGAGTTGTACCTTGCGCTGCGCACCCGCCAACTTCTCAGCACTACCGGGCGGGGAGCACTCGGCGGATAG
- the folP gene encoding dihydropteroate synthase — MVRLLGVVNVTPDSFSDGGLYPSVDAAVGAGLQMVDDGAWAVDVGGCSTRPGATPTDAQTELERVAPVVRALTRAGARVSIDSMDAGVVDACLSLGATMINDVSGGLYDNRMLDLAARSGATLVVSHWRAPSDQMAARAVYSDVAHEVRDELADRVDAALEAGVKASNLIVDPGIGFAKTASQNWELLTNLSVLRALGYELMIGTSRKSLFREILGTADLPEDEPGTRDDLTAASTALAALLGIDYVRVHNVPANRRAAAVGMRWRGEMPSGGTETRSSVTSELEVGD, encoded by the coding sequence ATGGTCCGTCTGCTAGGCGTCGTCAACGTGACGCCCGACTCCTTCTCCGATGGCGGTCTCTACCCCAGCGTTGACGCAGCTGTAGGCGCGGGATTGCAGATGGTGGATGACGGAGCGTGGGCGGTCGATGTCGGCGGATGTTCGACTCGCCCGGGCGCGACTCCTACCGATGCTCAAACCGAGCTAGAGCGAGTCGCTCCCGTGGTGCGCGCGCTGACGCGCGCCGGTGCACGGGTGAGCATCGACAGCATGGACGCCGGAGTGGTCGACGCGTGCTTGAGCCTCGGCGCCACAATGATCAACGACGTCAGCGGCGGGCTGTATGACAATCGCATGCTGGACCTTGCAGCGCGGTCGGGCGCGACGCTCGTCGTGTCGCACTGGCGGGCGCCGAGCGACCAAATGGCTGCGCGAGCAGTGTACTCGGACGTGGCTCACGAGGTGCGAGATGAGCTCGCTGATCGCGTCGACGCCGCCCTCGAAGCGGGCGTGAAAGCCAGCAACCTGATCGTCGATCCGGGCATTGGTTTCGCCAAGACCGCGTCGCAGAACTGGGAGCTCCTGACCAATCTCTCTGTTCTCCGGGCCCTGGGCTACGAGCTGATGATTGGGACCTCTCGAAAGAGCCTCTTCCGTGAAATTCTCGGCACGGCCGACCTGCCCGAGGACGAGCCCGGGACTCGTGACGACCTGACAGCCGCGTCGACGGCGCTCGCCGCCCTCCTCGGCATTGACTACGTGAGAGTCCACAACGTCCCTGCTAACCGTCGCGCGGCCGCCGTCGGCATGCGGTGGCGGGGTGAGATGCCGTCGGGCGGAACAGAGACTCGTTCGTCTGTTACATCGGAACTTGAGGTCGGTGATTAG
- a CDS encoding electron transfer flavoprotein subunit alpha/FixB family protein — MSEVLVLIDHVDGAVRKPTYELLTIAKRLGEPSAVFIGSSAQGADVAEKVKKYGAEKVYVVDDAQLKGYLVAPKAEALQQLAEKAQAGGGVAAILIPSTMEGKEIAGRLAIKLESGLITDAVDVEADGTTTQSVFAGNYTAKAKVTQGTPIITVKPNSAAPEEAAGAGTVEEFAATVSDDAKAAQIVASQPRKATGRPELTEAAIVVAGGRGTGGSFEAVEGLADALGGAVGASRAAVDSGWIPHTFQIGQTGKTVSPQLYIATGISGAIQHRAGMQTSKTIVAVNKDEEAPIFELVDFGVVGDLHTVLPALTDEVTKRKG; from the coding sequence ATGTCTGAAGTTCTCGTTCTCATCGACCACGTCGACGGCGCGGTGCGCAAGCCGACGTACGAGCTCCTGACCATCGCCAAGCGGCTCGGCGAGCCGTCGGCGGTCTTCATCGGCAGCTCGGCCCAGGGCGCCGACGTGGCCGAGAAGGTGAAGAAGTACGGCGCCGAGAAGGTCTACGTCGTCGACGACGCGCAGCTCAAGGGCTACCTGGTGGCGCCCAAGGCCGAGGCCCTCCAGCAGCTGGCGGAGAAGGCTCAGGCCGGTGGGGGCGTCGCGGCGATCCTGATCCCCTCCACCATGGAGGGCAAGGAGATCGCCGGTCGCCTCGCGATCAAGCTCGAGTCCGGCCTGATCACCGACGCGGTCGACGTGGAGGCCGACGGCACCACCACCCAGTCGGTCTTCGCGGGCAACTACACCGCCAAGGCCAAGGTCACCCAGGGCACCCCGATCATCACGGTCAAGCCGAACTCCGCCGCGCCGGAGGAGGCCGCCGGTGCCGGGACCGTCGAGGAGTTCGCCGCGACCGTGTCCGACGACGCGAAGGCCGCACAGATCGTGGCCTCCCAGCCGCGGAAGGCGACCGGGCGTCCCGAGCTGACCGAGGCCGCGATCGTGGTCGCCGGCGGTCGTGGCACCGGTGGCAGCTTCGAGGCCGTCGAAGGCCTCGCGGATGCGCTGGGTGGTGCCGTCGGCGCCTCGCGGGCCGCGGTCGACTCCGGCTGGATCCCGCACACCTTCCAGATCGGCCAGACCGGCAAGACCGTCTCGCCGCAGCTCTACATCGCCACCGGCATCTCCGGCGCGATCCAGCACCGCGCCGGTATGCAGACCTCGAAGACGATCGTCGCGGTCAACAAGGACGAGGAGGCCCCGATCTTCGAGCTCGTCGACTTCGGCGTGGTGGGCGACCTGCACACGGTCCTCCCCGCGCTGACCGACGAAGTCACCAAGCGCAAGGGCTGA
- a CDS encoding electron transfer flavoprotein subunit beta/FixA family protein has protein sequence MKYVPDATADRQFESDNTLDRVGVDGLLSELDEYAVEQALQLKEKAGGDDTIVTALCVGPEKAVDAVRKALQMGADQGIHVVDDAVAGSDAPATSLVLAKAVEKAGADKPVDLVVCGMSSTDADMSVVPAMLAERLDLPQVTLASVIETQGAQVRVKRDGDTATEVIGATMPLVLSVTDQSGEARYPSFKGIMAAKKKPLETWSLADLGVDAGQVGLSVAWTEVAETTARPPRTAGEIVKDEDGSGATALAGFLASKKFI, from the coding sequence GTGAAGTACGTCCCCGACGCCACTGCCGATCGGCAGTTCGAGTCGGACAACACCCTGGACCGCGTCGGCGTCGACGGGCTCCTCTCGGAGCTCGACGAGTACGCCGTCGAGCAGGCCCTCCAGCTCAAGGAGAAGGCCGGCGGCGATGACACCATCGTCACCGCGCTGTGCGTCGGGCCCGAGAAGGCCGTCGACGCGGTGCGCAAGGCGCTGCAGATGGGTGCCGACCAGGGCATCCACGTCGTCGACGACGCCGTCGCTGGCTCCGACGCGCCCGCCACCTCGCTGGTGCTGGCCAAGGCCGTCGAGAAGGCGGGTGCGGACAAGCCGGTCGACCTGGTCGTGTGCGGCATGTCCTCGACCGACGCCGACATGAGCGTGGTGCCGGCGATGCTCGCCGAGCGCCTGGACCTGCCCCAGGTCACCCTCGCGTCGGTCATCGAGACGCAGGGAGCACAGGTGCGCGTCAAGCGCGACGGTGACACCGCGACCGAGGTCATCGGCGCCACGATGCCGCTGGTCCTCTCGGTCACCGACCAGTCGGGCGAGGCCCGCTACCCGTCCTTCAAGGGCATCATGGCCGCGAAGAAGAAGCCGCTGGAGACCTGGTCGCTGGCGGACCTGGGCGTCGACGCGGGCCAGGTCGGCCTGTCGGTGGCCTGGACCGAGGTCGCCGAGACCACGGCCCGCCCGCCGCGCACCGCCGGCGAGATCGTCAAGGACGAGGACGGCTCGGGCGCCACGGCGCTGGCCGGGTTCCTCGCCTCGAAGAAGTTCATCTGA
- a CDS encoding tetrahydrofolate dehydrogenase/cyclohydrolase catalytic domain-containing protein: MDRKATVIDGKLAAQHVKDSLRTRVAALEAIGQRPGLGTILVGDDAGSQSYVAGKHRDCAEVGIDSFRIDMSAEASQERVLDAVGRLNEDERCSGFIVQLPLPAHIDMHLVLNAIDPEKDADGLHPVNLGRLVLNQEGTLPCTPRGILELLRGNDVPITGSQFCVIGCGTTVGRPLGLMLTRPSEHATVTMVNEATIDVAAHTRVADVVIAAAGVANLVKPYWIKPGATVLSVGITRTVEGILGDVDPGVENVAGKWTRAAGGVGPMTRAMLLKNVVELAERAAGITSEASTKIAS; this comes from the coding sequence GTGGATCGCAAGGCAACCGTCATCGACGGGAAGCTGGCTGCGCAGCACGTCAAAGATTCCCTGCGCACGCGCGTCGCTGCACTTGAAGCGATTGGTCAGCGTCCAGGCCTCGGAACGATCCTTGTCGGCGATGACGCTGGCTCGCAGTCGTACGTCGCCGGGAAGCATCGCGACTGTGCGGAAGTAGGGATCGACTCTTTCCGGATTGACATGTCCGCGGAGGCGTCTCAGGAGCGCGTCTTGGATGCCGTTGGACGTCTGAACGAAGACGAGCGTTGCTCCGGATTCATCGTGCAACTTCCATTGCCGGCACACATCGACATGCACCTCGTTCTGAACGCCATTGATCCCGAAAAGGATGCCGATGGTCTGCACCCAGTGAACCTGGGTCGTCTCGTTCTGAACCAGGAAGGAACGCTGCCCTGTACCCCTCGCGGGATCCTTGAGTTGCTGCGCGGCAACGACGTTCCGATCACAGGGTCTCAGTTTTGCGTGATCGGGTGCGGCACCACGGTGGGTCGTCCGCTCGGGCTCATGCTCACGCGACCGAGCGAGCATGCGACGGTCACCATGGTGAACGAGGCGACCATCGATGTCGCTGCGCACACGCGCGTTGCCGACGTCGTGATTGCTGCCGCAGGAGTGGCCAACCTCGTCAAGCCGTACTGGATCAAGCCCGGCGCCACTGTTCTCTCGGTCGGGATCACTCGCACTGTTGAAGGAATTCTTGGAGACGTCGATCCGGGTGTCGAGAATGTCGCAGGGAAGTGGACACGCGCCGCGGGCGGGGTCGGCCCGATGACTCGCGCCATGCTCCTCAAGAACGTCGTAGAACTCGCCGAACGCGCAGCGGGCATCACTTCAGAAGCCAGCACCAAGATCGCGTCCTGA